The following are encoded together in the Sphingomonas insulae genome:
- a CDS encoding class I SAM-dependent RNA methyltransferase: MTSDNTILRVAARGDGVTADGRHAAFAAPGDSLAADGTLTRGPHHQTPPCRHFPACGGCQLQHLDDASYAAFVTDRVASALDGQNLTADLRPPLVSPPNTRRRATLHAEGKGGRVTLGFTAEKSHDIVDMRECHILAPALFAVVGPLRALLQKLGFKRRGDVQLTLSDQGPDVMVTNLTADGLVAAETITGFCERHGIARFTLDSGDGAETRWEPQPVTITLGGHPVPLPPASFLQATQGGEDALVAAMREATRGAGTVADLFAGLGTFTLALPARVYAAEGARDALFSLKAAASRGQLQVFTEHRDLYRRPLTVAELDRFDAIVIDPPRAGARDQAEALAACQARVIGYVSCNPSSFARDARLLVDGGWRIDWIQPVGQFRWSTHVELAARFVR, encoded by the coding sequence ATGACTTCCGACAACACGATCCTGCGCGTCGCCGCCCGCGGCGATGGCGTCACCGCAGACGGCCGCCACGCCGCATTCGCCGCCCCCGGCGACAGCCTCGCCGCCGACGGCACCCTCACCCGCGGCCCCCATCACCAGACGCCGCCATGCCGGCACTTCCCGGCATGCGGGGGCTGCCAGCTCCAGCATCTGGACGACGCGTCCTACGCCGCCTTCGTCACCGATCGCGTCGCGAGCGCGCTCGACGGACAGAACCTTACGGCCGATCTGCGCCCACCGCTCGTCTCGCCGCCGAACACCCGCCGCCGCGCGACGCTGCATGCAGAGGGCAAGGGCGGCCGTGTCACCCTCGGCTTCACCGCCGAAAAGAGCCACGACATCGTCGACATGCGCGAATGCCACATCCTGGCGCCGGCGCTGTTCGCGGTCGTCGGGCCGTTGCGCGCGCTGCTGCAAAAGCTTGGCTTCAAACGCCGCGGCGATGTTCAACTGACGCTGTCCGACCAGGGGCCGGACGTCATGGTGACCAACCTCACCGCCGACGGCCTCGTCGCCGCCGAAACGATCACCGGCTTCTGCGAACGCCACGGCATCGCGCGCTTCACGCTCGACAGCGGCGATGGCGCAGAGACCCGCTGGGAACCGCAACCGGTCACCATCACCCTCGGCGGCCACCCGGTGCCGCTGCCCCCGGCATCGTTCCTGCAGGCGACGCAGGGGGGCGAGGACGCGCTCGTCGCCGCGATGCGCGAAGCGACCCGGGGCGCGGGTACCGTCGCCGACCTCTTCGCCGGTCTCGGCACCTTCACGCTCGCGCTGCCCGCCCGCGTCTATGCGGCAGAGGGCGCGCGCGATGCCCTGTTCTCGCTCAAGGCCGCCGCCTCGCGCGGCCAGCTGCAGGTCTTCACCGAACACCGCGACCTGTACCGCCGCCCGCTGACCGTCGCCGAACTCGACCGCTTCGACGCCATCGTCATCGATCCGCCCCGTGCCGGCGCGCGCGACCAGGCCGAAGCGCTCGCCGCCTGCCAGGCCAGGGTGATCGGCTACGTCAGCTGCAACCCGTCGAGCTTCGCCCGCGACGCCCGGCTGCTGGTCGATGGCGGCTGGCGCATCGACTGGATCCAGCCCGTCGGCCAGTTCCGCTGGTCCACCCACGTCGAACTGGCCGCCCGCTTCGTGCGGTAG
- the truA gene encoding tRNA pseudouridine(38-40) synthase TruA: MTRFALTVEYDGRPFMGWQRQKHGPSVQEALEAAVFAVTGERAAVHAAGRTDAGVHGLGMRAHVDVAKDIAPFRLMEALNARVRPHPVAVLDCVPVADDWHARFSCIGRSYEYRIVNRRAPLTWEAGLAWQVPQVLDADAMARAAAVLVGRHDFTTFRSAHCQADSPVRTLDVLSVERTGERIAVRAAARSFLHHQVRSMVGCLALVGMGRWSVDDVADALAARDRARLGLNAPPDGLFFVAAAY; this comes from the coding sequence TTGACGCGGTTCGCGCTGACGGTGGAATATGACGGCCGGCCGTTCATGGGCTGGCAACGGCAGAAGCATGGGCCGAGCGTGCAGGAGGCGCTGGAGGCGGCGGTGTTCGCGGTAACCGGCGAGCGGGCGGCGGTGCATGCGGCCGGGCGCACGGATGCCGGCGTGCATGGCCTGGGGATGCGGGCGCATGTCGACGTGGCGAAGGACATCGCGCCGTTCCGGCTGATGGAGGCGCTGAACGCGCGGGTGCGGCCGCACCCGGTGGCGGTGCTGGATTGCGTGCCGGTTGCCGACGACTGGCACGCGCGGTTTTCCTGTATCGGCCGGTCGTACGAATATCGCATCGTCAACCGGCGGGCGCCGTTGACGTGGGAGGCGGGGCTGGCGTGGCAGGTACCGCAGGTGCTGGATGCGGATGCGATGGCCCGGGCCGCGGCGGTGCTGGTCGGGCGGCACGATTTCACGACGTTCCGCTCGGCGCATTGCCAGGCCGATTCGCCGGTGCGGACGCTGGACGTCCTGTCGGTGGAGCGGACCGGGGAGCGGATCGCAGTGCGGGCCGCGGCACGGTCGTTCCTGCATCATCAGGTGCGGTCGATGGTCGGTTGCCTGGCGTTGGTGGGCATGGGCCGGTGGTCGGTCGACGATGTGGCCGACGCGCTGGCGGCGCGGGACCGGGCACGGCTGGGGCTGAATGCGCCGCCTGATGGCTTGTTCTTTGTGGCTGCGGCGTATTGA
- the fmt gene encoding methionyl-tRNA formyltransferase: MRIIFMGTPDFAVPTLEALVAAGHDVVAAYSQPPRPGGRRGRETVASPVQQRAEALGIAVRHPVSLKDAQEQAAFAALAADVAVVAAYGLILPQAVLDAPRHGCLNVHGSLLPRWRGAAPVQRAILAGDAETGVGIMQMEAGLDTGPVRLEGRTAIDGKTAGALTDELAMLGARLMVEVLDDLDAHAPVAQPDDGVTYANKIDKAEARIDFTRSAVEVERLVRAMNPAPGAWFEVAGERIKVLRAEVLPFSFPGGDGTTVDAGLTIACGDGAIRPTSVQRAGRGVTTTAELLRGFPVRSGARLNEGAL; this comes from the coding sequence ATGCGGATCATCTTCATGGGAACCCCCGACTTCGCGGTGCCGACGCTGGAGGCGCTGGTCGCGGCCGGGCACGACGTCGTGGCGGCGTACAGCCAGCCGCCGCGACCGGGCGGGCGCCGCGGGCGCGAAACGGTGGCATCGCCGGTACAGCAGCGGGCCGAGGCGCTGGGGATCGCGGTGCGGCACCCTGTAAGCCTGAAGGATGCGCAGGAGCAGGCGGCGTTCGCGGCGCTGGCGGCGGATGTCGCCGTGGTGGCGGCATACGGGCTGATCCTGCCGCAGGCGGTGCTGGATGCGCCGCGCCACGGTTGCCTGAACGTGCACGGGTCGCTGCTGCCGCGCTGGCGGGGGGCGGCGCCGGTACAGCGGGCGATCCTGGCCGGCGATGCCGAGACCGGCGTCGGCATCATGCAGATGGAGGCGGGGCTGGACACCGGACCGGTACGGCTGGAGGGACGCACCGCGATCGACGGCAAGACCGCCGGCGCGTTGACCGACGAACTGGCGATGCTGGGCGCACGGCTGATGGTCGAGGTGCTGGACGACCTGGACGCGCACGCGCCGGTGGCGCAGCCGGACGACGGCGTCACCTATGCGAACAAGATCGACAAGGCGGAGGCGCGCATCGACTTCACCCGCAGCGCGGTGGAGGTGGAACGGCTGGTCCGGGCGATGAACCCGGCACCGGGCGCGTGGTTCGAGGTCGCGGGCGAGCGGATCAAGGTGCTGCGAGCCGAGGTGCTGCCGTTCAGCTTTCCGGGTGGCGACGGCACGACCGTCGATGCCGGGCTGACGATCGCGTGCGGCGACGGGGCGATCCGCCCGACATCGGTGCAGCGTGCCGGGCGTGGGGTGACGACGACCGCCGAGCTGCTGCGCGGCTTTCCGGTGCGATCGGGCGCGCGGTTGAACGAGGGTGCGCTTTGA
- a CDS encoding NAD(P)H-hydrate dehydratase — MIAIDGQPILTAAGMRAAEDAAVAAGTSVDTLMRCAGEGIAAAVRRLAAGSDILVVCGPGNNGGDGSIAASVLHSQGFPVRIAATADPKTPAARNARDRWVGEVEPFAQARPAPILIDCLFGTGLSRALDDDLDTRMTELARDARLVIAADLPSGTDADAATAPDWARHAPVMVTLALGALKPAHVLHPAAAACGAVRLIDLGIDRPAAVTVAGTPDLPCPGPASHKYTRGMVAIVAGHMAGAARLAAVAALRSGAGYVALYGDGGQGGPDAIVHRPFDGDALSDARIGAILIGPGLGRDAVARDRLAALVAADAHPLVIDGDALHLLDLDAPARRTRPVVLTPHAGEFKALFGTPAGSLLDQARSAAARAGAIVVLKGPTTIVASAAATRVHPGGNPWLSTAGTGDVLAGTIAAQLAHPGADPLAAASAGTWLHARAGQLCGASFVADDLANALTPARAGA; from the coding sequence GTGATCGCCATCGACGGCCAGCCGATCCTGACGGCGGCCGGCATGCGCGCCGCCGAAGACGCCGCCGTCGCGGCCGGCACGTCCGTCGACACGCTTATGCGCTGCGCGGGCGAGGGCATCGCAGCGGCGGTACGACGGCTCGCGGCGGGCTCGGATATCCTGGTGGTGTGCGGCCCCGGCAACAACGGCGGCGATGGCTCTATCGCCGCGTCGGTCCTGCACTCCCAGGGTTTCCCCGTCCGGATCGCCGCGACCGCCGATCCGAAGACCCCGGCCGCCCGTAACGCCCGTGATCGGTGGGTTGGCGAAGTGGAGCCCTTCGCACAGGCACGACCCGCTCCGATCCTGATCGACTGCCTGTTCGGCACCGGTCTTTCACGCGCCCTCGACGACGATCTCGACACGCGGATGACCGAACTTGCCCGCGATGCCCGCCTCGTCATCGCCGCCGACCTGCCGAGCGGTACCGATGCCGACGCCGCCACCGCTCCCGATTGGGCGCGGCACGCGCCGGTGATGGTGACGCTCGCGCTAGGTGCGCTGAAGCCGGCCCACGTCCTCCACCCCGCTGCCGCTGCCTGCGGTGCGGTCCGCCTGATCGACCTCGGCATCGATCGTCCGGCCGCCGTCACCGTCGCCGGCACGCCCGACCTGCCGTGTCCCGGCCCCGCCTCGCACAAATATACCCGCGGCATGGTCGCCATCGTCGCCGGGCACATGGCGGGTGCCGCCCGCCTCGCTGCCGTCGCCGCACTGCGCAGCGGTGCCGGCTATGTCGCGCTCTACGGTGACGGCGGGCAGGGCGGTCCCGACGCCATCGTCCACCGCCCCTTCGACGGCGACGCCCTGTCCGACGCGCGCATCGGTGCCATCCTCATCGGTCCCGGCCTCGGCCGCGACGCCGTGGCGCGCGACCGGCTCGCCGCGCTGGTCGCCGCCGACGCCCATCCGCTCGTGATCGACGGCGATGCGCTCCACCTGCTCGATCTCGACGCGCCCGCGCGCCGCACACGGCCAGTGGTGCTCACCCCCCACGCCGGCGAATTCAAGGCGCTGTTCGGCACGCCCGCCGGCTCGCTGCTCGATCAGGCGCGCAGCGCGGCTGCCCGCGCCGGTGCGATCGTCGTCCTGAAAGGCCCGACCACCATCGTCGCGAGCGCCGCCGCCACCCGCGTCCACCCGGGTGGCAACCCATGGCTCTCCACCGCAGGCACCGGCGACGTCCTTGCCGGCACGATCGCCGCGCAGCTCGCGCATCCCGGCGCCGATCCGCTCGCCGCCGCCAGCGCCGGCACCTGGCTGCACGCCCGCGCAGGCCAGCTTTGCGGTGCCAGCTTCGTCGCCGACGACTTGGCAAACGCGCTGACCCCCGCCAGAGCCGGCGCATGA